The Coriobacteriia bacterium region CCGTGAGCACGCCTTCAGTGACGCGATCAACCGGCTGAACGACGTGATCCACTCCGATCTCGACACCGGCAAGATCCTGGCGCAGATTCTCCCTGAACTCGCCACCGCGATCGGCTCCGAGTTCGTCTCGGCGGCTCTCCTCGGAACCGACGGACGATGGAGGCTGGCCGAGGTGTACGGTCTGCCCGAGTCTCTGAAGAGCGCAACGTACTCCGACGAGGAGTTTCCGACCGCCACGCTGGTAGCTCGTTCGGGCTCTCCCGCGGCGATCCGCATCGAGCCGTCCACGCCGAGGTCCACGCTGGCGGAGTCGCTCGGTGTCCAGTCGGCGCTTGTCGCGCCACTCTCGGTTCCCGGACTCACGATGGGCGCACTCTCCTTCGGCTATCTCACGGGCCCCGGCGAGTTCGACGACTACGCAGTCGACTTCGCTGCGAAGATCGCGGCCTCGTTGTCGCTCGCGCTCAACAACGCGCGGCTCTTCCACGAGGCACGGCATGCGGCCAGACTCTCCGAGACGCTCGCTACGGTCAACGAGATCCTCCTTTCCGCGCTCACGGCCGAGAATGTGCTGGCGCGACTTGTCGGGGAGGTCTCCGAGGTCGCGGGCGCGGACAAGTCATTGGTGATCGACGTGCGCGGGGGCGATTTTGCGATCACCCATGTCAGGAACGTGTCCGATGATCTGGTGGGCGTCCCGAAGCCCGCGTCGTTCTACCCGGCGTTCGCACTCGCCGCCACGCGGAGGGCGCCCGTCCTCGTCGAGGACAACTGGAACGACCCACGAACGAACAAGGAGTTCGTCGTGCCGCGCGAGATGCGCGCCTTCCAGCTGCTTCCGCTGATGACCCAGGGTCAGGTCACCAACGTCCTCGCACTCGCATACGCGAGCCCGCAGACCTTCGACGAAGACGATTACCGTTCCGCGGAACGGATGAGTGCCGCCATGTCGGTTGCGCTCAACAACGCCCGGCTGTACGAGAACGAGCACCTCATCGCCGACCGCCTGCAGGAGGCGCTGCTCGCCCTTCCCGGCAGCGTGCCGGGCGTCGAGTTTGCACACGCGTACGACGCGGCTACCGGTGCCTCCCGTGTGGGCGGGGACTTCTACGATGTCTTCCCGCTCGACAGCGACCACGTCGGCATAACAATCGGGGACGTGGCGGGCAAGGGCCTGAACGCCGCCGTGCTTACGTCGCTGGCAAAGAACACGATCCGTGCGCACGCCAACGAACCTGGCAAGGCTCCCGATCGAATCCTCACCCTCGCCAACAACGTGGTCTTTCGGGCGACCCCGGCCGAGTCGTTCGTGACTCTCTTCTTCGGCATCCTGGACATCCGGGACGGGCGGCTGCTCTATGCGAGCGCTGGTCATCCTGCGGCGGCGGTGATCGTTCCCTCGGGAGCGCTGACCCTGCTGTCCAACACGGGGCCGATCCTGGGGGCGTTCGAAGGGGTCGTGTTCGGAGAGGCCGAAGTGCGGCTGGGCCCCGATGACGTACTCTTCCTCTATACCGATGGTCTGACCGAGGCACGAAGCGGCGATGACTTCTTTGGAGAGGAGCGGCTCCACAAGCTCCTTGCTACGATGCACGGCCGAGAGCCACGCGAGATGATCGACGGCGTGCTGACCACCGTGCTCGCCTTCAGCGGCGGCAAGCTTCGCGACGACCTGGCACTCCTGGCCGTACGGCGGCATCGGAACCCGATGTCGGATTCTGGTACGGTAGTCCCCGCGCGGGATTAGCCTGGGGATCGAGGATCGGGGACTCAAGATGACGGCGAGTGCACATCCTGGCGACGCCATCCGCACGCAACTTGCGGAACTCGGCCTCGCGGGTACGGGTGCGGTGCACCGCAACCTGCCGCCCGCGGAGCTCATCGCGCGCTCGCTCGCGCGCGGCGAGGGCATCCTGGCCGCCAACGGCGCCATGGTCGTGAAGACCGGCGAGCCCTCGGGCCGCTCGCCAGAGGACCGCTTCATTGTGGATGCCGCCGAGGCCACCGACCTCGTCTGCTGGGGCGACATCAACATCCC contains the following coding sequences:
- a CDS encoding SpoIIE family protein phosphatase, translated to MGRRQDLDGTMRGQPDAVPGLAALVDVPMLQSMMDDFNTITHIPMALIDLDGAVVVGAGWQEACTHFHRVNEQTRAHCVASDTVLTAEIPVGEVKLYKCRNGMWDAATPIFVGNRRVGNLFTGQFFFEDETVDLVFFREQARRYGFSEPEYIAAIESVSRLSRETVETGLRFLTNLSSMISQLSYTNVERAHAEAELQEALDTQVRSARQLVTERGVLQAIMENTETCLAYLDTEFNFVAVNSAYARGSGHEANELIGKGHFELFPNEENEAIFRRARDSGEAAECRAKPFEFPGQPWRGITYWDWSLSPVKDDSGALQGFAFSLRDVTHSVREHAFSDAINRLNDVIHSDLDTGKILAQILPELATAIGSEFVSAALLGTDGRWRLAEVYGLPESLKSATYSDEEFPTATLVARSGSPAAIRIEPSTPRSTLAESLGVQSALVAPLSVPGLTMGALSFGYLTGPGEFDDYAVDFAAKIAASLSLALNNARLFHEARHAARLSETLATVNEILLSALTAENVLARLVGEVSEVAGADKSLVIDVRGGDFAITHVRNVSDDLVGVPKPASFYPAFALAATRRAPVLVEDNWNDPRTNKEFVVPREMRAFQLLPLMTQGQVTNVLALAYASPQTFDEDDYRSAERMSAAMSVALNNARLYENEHLIADRLQEALLALPGSVPGVEFAHAYDAATGASRVGGDFYDVFPLDSDHVGITIGDVAGKGLNAAVLTSLAKNTIRAHANEPGKAPDRILTLANNVVFRATPAESFVTLFFGILDIRDGRLLYASAGHPAAAVIVPSGALTLLSNTGPILGAFEGVVFGEAEVRLGPDDVLFLYTDGLTEARSGDDFFGEERLHKLLATMHGREPREMIDGVLTTVLAFSGGKLRDDLALLAVRRHRNPMSDSGTVVPARD